The Saccharothrix variisporea genome has a segment encoding these proteins:
- a CDS encoding PaaX family transcriptional regulator, protein MRARSALFDVYGGHLRERGGAATIAALVRLLEPLDFAAPAVRTAVSRTVRQGWLEPVRLPSGPGYAMTPRAERRLDEAAARIYRTRPSTWDGRWHVVVPEELPAREARDRLASSLQLLGYGALGPVTWIAPRPSPELADVLAAEGVVASTFHGEHEGEPAALAARAWDLETLGRDYARFVAEWEPVVSAVDGTSPPEAFAASQRFLHAWRKFLFRDPGLPRELLPEDWPGTAAAEFFDRHTARLAPAVRKFVDDSLD, encoded by the coding sequence GTGCGGGCACGTTCGGCGCTCTTCGACGTCTACGGCGGCCACCTGCGGGAGCGGGGTGGCGCCGCGACCATCGCCGCCCTCGTCCGGCTGCTCGAACCGCTGGACTTCGCCGCGCCCGCCGTCCGCACCGCCGTGTCCCGCACCGTGCGGCAGGGCTGGCTGGAGCCGGTCCGCCTGCCGTCGGGCCCCGGCTACGCCATGACCCCGCGCGCGGAGCGCCGGCTGGACGAGGCCGCCGCGCGCATCTACCGGACCCGGCCGTCCACGTGGGACGGTCGCTGGCACGTCGTCGTGCCGGAGGAGCTGCCCGCCCGGGAGGCGCGGGACCGGCTGGCGTCCTCGCTGCAACTGCTCGGCTACGGGGCGCTGGGCCCCGTGACGTGGATCGCACCGCGCCCGTCCCCCGAGCTGGCCGACGTGCTGGCGGCCGAGGGTGTGGTGGCGAGCACGTTCCACGGCGAGCACGAGGGCGAGCCCGCCGCCCTGGCGGCCCGGGCCTGGGACCTGGAGACGCTGGGCCGCGACTACGCCCGGTTCGTCGCCGAGTGGGAGCCGGTGGTGTCCGCTGTGGACGGTACGTCGCCCCCGGAGGCGTTCGCGGCGTCCCAGCGCTTCCTGCACGCGTGGCGGAAGTTCCTGTTCCGCGACCCCGGACTGCCCCGCGAACTGCTGCCGGAGGACTGGCCGGGCACCGCGGCGGCCGAGTTCTTCGACCGGCACACCGCACGGCTCGCGCCCGCGGTGCGCAAGTTCGTGGACGACAGCCTCGACTAG
- a CDS encoding enoyl-CoA hydratase-related protein — translation MEVPPVSELLVDDADGVRTFTLNRPESYNSFTVALKEQLLAAVQETAADPSVRAVVLTGAGKAFCAGQDLKEHIALLEAGDPAPLHTVEQHYNPLVKAIVGMPKPVIAAVNGMAAGAGASLAYASDLRVAAASAKFLMAFANVGLTADSGASWTLPRLIGHGRAMEMMLLAQPVGAEEALRIGMVNQVVPDGEALSTAQALARKLAAGPTTAYAKIKEAMAFTGELAAALDVEARTQAEAGATADHREAVAAFVEKRPAQFKGR, via the coding sequence ATGGAGGTCCCACCCGTGTCCGAACTCCTCGTCGACGACGCCGACGGCGTTCGCACCTTCACCCTGAACCGGCCCGAGTCGTACAACTCGTTCACGGTGGCGTTGAAGGAGCAGTTGCTGGCGGCCGTCCAGGAGACCGCCGCCGACCCGTCGGTGCGCGCGGTGGTGCTCACCGGTGCCGGCAAGGCGTTCTGCGCGGGCCAGGACCTGAAGGAGCACATCGCGCTGCTGGAGGCGGGCGACCCGGCCCCGCTGCACACGGTCGAGCAGCACTACAACCCGCTGGTCAAGGCCATCGTGGGGATGCCGAAGCCGGTGATCGCGGCGGTCAACGGGATGGCGGCGGGGGCCGGGGCGTCCCTGGCCTACGCGTCGGACCTGCGGGTCGCGGCGGCGTCGGCGAAGTTCCTGATGGCGTTCGCGAACGTCGGCCTGACGGCGGACTCGGGCGCGTCCTGGACCCTGCCGAGGCTGATCGGCCACGGTCGGGCGATGGAGATGATGCTGCTGGCCCAGCCGGTGGGCGCCGAGGAGGCGCTGCGCATCGGCATGGTGAACCAGGTCGTGCCGGACGGTGAGGCCCTGTCGACGGCCCAGGCCCTGGCCCGCAAGCTGGCGGCCGGTCCGACGACCGCGTACGCCAAGATCAAGGAGGCCATGGCGTTCACCGGCGAGCTGGCCGCGGCCCTGGACGTCGAGGCCCGCACCCAGGCCGAGGCCGGTGCCACCGCCGACCACCGCGAGGCCGTCG